A DNA window from Bradyrhizobium sp. CCBAU 53421 contains the following coding sequences:
- a CDS encoding ABC transporter ATP-binding protein — translation MSQWLNDGHMQQRGTGQAQAPAANEAAAANQVADQGGSVAIDVAHLVKVYKTTRAVDDISFRIARGSITGLLGGNGAGKTTTIAMIMGLVLPTSGSVAVLGAKIPEQRYDVLGRMNFESPYVDMPMRLTVRQNLTIFGRLYAVKHLRERIDQLATDLDLKEFLDRSNGKLSAGQKTRVALAKALINEPDLLLLDEPTASLDPDTADWVRQHLETYRKTHNATILLASHNMLEVERLCDRVIIMKRGKIEDDDSPEGIMARYNRDTLEEVFLDVARGRLREGAPEGTS, via the coding sequence TTGTCGCAATGGCTCAATGACGGCCATATGCAACAGCGCGGGACAGGACAGGCGCAAGCGCCTGCGGCCAATGAAGCGGCTGCGGCCAACCAGGTGGCCGATCAGGGCGGATCGGTCGCGATCGACGTTGCGCATCTGGTCAAGGTCTACAAGACCACCCGCGCGGTCGACGACATCTCCTTCCGCATCGCGCGCGGCAGCATCACCGGCCTGCTCGGCGGCAACGGCGCCGGCAAGACCACGACCATCGCAATGATCATGGGTCTGGTGCTGCCGACCTCGGGCAGCGTCGCGGTGCTCGGTGCCAAAATTCCCGAGCAGCGCTACGACGTGCTCGGCCGGATGAATTTCGAGAGCCCCTATGTCGACATGCCGATGCGGCTCACGGTGCGGCAGAACCTGACCATTTTCGGTCGGCTCTATGCCGTGAAGCACCTGCGCGAGCGGATCGACCAGCTCGCCACCGATCTCGATCTCAAGGAATTCTTGGACCGCTCCAACGGCAAGCTGTCCGCTGGGCAGAAGACCCGCGTCGCGCTGGCGAAGGCGTTGATCAACGAGCCGGACCTGCTGCTGCTCGACGAGCCGACCGCGTCGCTCGACCCGGATACGGCCGACTGGGTGCGGCAGCATCTCGAGACCTACCGCAAGACCCATAACGCGACGATCCTGCTGGCCTCGCACAACATGCTGGAGGTGGAACGCCTCTGTGATCGTGTCATCATCATGAAGCGCGGCAAGATCGAGGACGACGACAGCCCCGAAGGGATCATGGCGCGCTACAACCGCGACACGCTGGAAGAGGTGTTTCTCGACGTGGCGCGCGGCCGCCTCCGGGAGGGCGCGCCAGAGGGCACATCATGA
- a CDS encoding ActS/PrrB/RegB family redox-sensitive histidine kinase, translating into MTDVASDFRQPRRYVRLDTILRLRWLAALGQLVAIFIVAQGLEFDVPIVPCVIIVTFSALLNLALQIAFNPMQRLEPAYAAALLAFNIVELGGLLYFTGGLQNPFSFLFLAPVLISATVLPIRLTIALGCLAVACASALFFYHLPLPWDNDDPLVLPPIYLIGVWLSILLAIGVTSLYAFQVTEEARQLSDALAATELVLTREQHLTQLDGLAAAAAHELGTPLSTIFLISRELEKTVHDPAIAGDLKTVREQAQRCRDILSKIAQLSSSGAPFDTMKLSTLIEEAVAPHRDFGINIKVRLAVAATREPVAARNPAILYGVGNILENAVDFAHQTVEVNAWWNAETIEIVVSDDGPGIAPDMLKRIGEPYLSRRRGADEAQNARGGLGLGVFIARTLLERTGAKVSFTNRPFPDHGAVVQIVWPRERFEEAAPSDETES; encoded by the coding sequence ATGACCGACGTCGCTTCCGATTTCCGCCAACCCCGCCGCTATGTCCGCCTGGATACGATCCTGCGGCTGCGCTGGCTCGCCGCGCTCGGCCAGCTCGTCGCGATCTTCATCGTGGCCCAGGGACTGGAATTCGACGTACCGATCGTGCCCTGCGTCATCATCGTGACGTTCTCGGCGCTGCTCAATCTGGCGCTGCAGATCGCGTTCAACCCGATGCAGCGGCTGGAGCCGGCCTATGCCGCGGCCCTGCTCGCCTTCAACATCGTCGAGCTCGGCGGCCTGCTCTACTTCACCGGGGGCTTGCAGAACCCGTTCTCGTTCCTGTTCCTGGCACCGGTCCTGATCTCGGCCACGGTGCTGCCGATCCGCCTGACCATCGCGCTCGGCTGCCTTGCGGTCGCCTGCGCCTCGGCGTTGTTCTTCTACCACCTGCCGCTGCCCTGGGATAACGACGATCCGCTGGTGCTGCCGCCGATCTATCTGATCGGCGTCTGGCTCTCGATCCTGCTCGCGATCGGCGTCACCAGCCTTTACGCGTTCCAGGTGACCGAGGAGGCGCGCCAGCTCTCCGATGCGCTTGCCGCAACCGAGCTGGTGCTGACGCGCGAGCAGCATCTGACCCAGCTCGACGGCCTCGCCGCCGCCGCCGCGCACGAACTCGGTACGCCGCTGTCGACGATCTTCCTGATCTCGCGCGAGCTCGAGAAGACCGTGCATGACCCGGCGATCGCCGGCGATCTCAAGACGGTGCGCGAACAGGCGCAGCGCTGCCGCGACATCCTGAGCAAGATTGCGCAATTGTCATCGAGCGGCGCGCCGTTCGACACCATGAAGTTGTCGACCCTGATCGAGGAGGCGGTCGCGCCGCATCGCGATTTCGGCATCAACATCAAGGTGCGGCTTGCTGTCGCAGCAACGCGCGAACCGGTCGCCGCGCGCAATCCCGCGATCCTTTATGGCGTCGGAAACATTCTCGAAAATGCGGTCGATTTCGCGCACCAGACCGTCGAGGTGAACGCCTGGTGGAACGCCGAAACCATCGAGATCGTGGTCTCCGACGACGGCCCGGGCATCGCGCCCGACATGCTGAAGCGGATCGGCGAGCCGTATTTGTCGCGCCGCCGGGGCGCCGATGAGGCCCAAAATGCGCGTGGCGGCTTGGGCTTGGGCGTTTTCATCGCAAGGACGCTGCTGGAACGCACCGGCGCCAAGGTCTCGTTTACCAATCGGCCCTTCCCCGATCACGGCGCCGTGGTGCAAATCGTGTGGCCCCGCGAGCGCTTCGAGGAAGCCGCACCTAGTGACGAAACCGAATCCTGA
- a CDS encoding ActR/PrrA/RegA family redox response regulator transcription factor, with translation MNAITELNDHADRSLLIVEDDKPFLERLSRAMETRGFAVKSCDTVSDGLAEIGRAAPAFAVVDLRLGDGNGLDVVSALKRKRPEARAIVLTGYGNIATAVTAVKMGAVDYLSKPADADDVVAALLATGTEKSELPANPMSADRVRWEHIQRIYEMCNRNVSETARRLNMHRRTLQRILAKRAPR, from the coding sequence GTGAACGCCATCACTGAACTGAATGACCATGCCGACCGCTCGCTCCTCATTGTCGAGGACGACAAGCCGTTCCTGGAACGCCTGTCGCGTGCGATGGAGACGCGCGGGTTCGCAGTGAAGTCATGCGACACGGTGTCTGATGGCCTCGCCGAGATCGGCCGCGCCGCGCCCGCTTTCGCGGTCGTCGACCTCCGCCTCGGCGACGGCAACGGCCTCGACGTCGTCTCGGCGTTGAAGCGCAAGCGCCCCGAAGCGCGTGCGATCGTGCTGACCGGCTACGGCAACATCGCCACCGCCGTCACCGCGGTGAAGATGGGCGCCGTCGACTATCTGTCGAAGCCCGCCGACGCCGACGACGTCGTCGCAGCGTTGCTCGCGACCGGCACCGAGAAGTCCGAGCTGCCGGCCAATCCGATGTCGGCGGACCGCGTGCGCTGGGAGCACATCCAGCGCATCTACGAGATGTGCAACCGCAACGTCTCGGAGACCGCGCGCCGTCTCAACATGCACCGCCGCACCCTGCAGCGCATCCTCGCCAAGCGCGCGCCACGCTAA
- a CDS encoding MmcB family DNA repair protein, with amino-acid sequence MESPARQIALVPAPDRRQSETALAIARGTARLLRSLGFSCISELPLPSGRRADLVALNERGEIWIVEIKSSIEDLRADQKWQDYRMHCDRLFFAFTQDLPCEIFPTDTGLIIADAYGAHLHCEAPEHRLPAATRKAMTVRFAMAAAQRINRLVDPQGHEF; translated from the coding sequence ATGGAGTCACCCGCCCGCCAGATCGCGCTCGTGCCCGCGCCCGACCGACGCCAGTCGGAGACCGCGCTTGCGATCGCGCGCGGCACGGCAAGGCTTCTGAGATCGCTTGGATTTTCCTGCATTAGTGAGTTGCCGCTGCCGTCCGGCCGAAGGGCCGATCTGGTCGCGCTGAACGAGCGCGGCGAGATCTGGATCGTCGAGATCAAGTCGTCGATCGAGGATTTGCGCGCCGACCAGAAATGGCAGGACTACCGCATGCATTGCGACCGGCTGTTCTTCGCCTTCACGCAGGATCTGCCGTGCGAGATATTCCCCACGGACACCGGCCTGATCATCGCCGACGCCTATGGCGCGCATCTGCATTGCGAGGCGCCCGAGCATCGCCTGCCTGCAGCCACCCGCAAGGCGATGACGGTGCGCTTTGCGATGGCTGCAGCGCAGCGCATCAACCGGCTGGTCGACCCGCAGGGGCACGAGTTTTAG
- a CDS encoding VWA domain-containing protein, producing MRSRITLRSFVFALATLPLSAGLSSAIAKPVVEVAFVLDTTGSMGGLIEGAKRKIWSIATAIVDSNPDADIRMGLVAYRDIGDDYVTQKVELTRDIQDLYANLLDLKARGGGDWPESVNEALDVAVNKMQWTQGRDGTRIVFLVGDAPPHMDYAQDTKYPVTLAVAKQRDIIVNAVLAGNAQDTERVWRDIAQHGNGEFIPIPQDGGQIVTIETPFDEDIIILQREINGTVIPYGPRAMQKRTESKTQQLASVAAASPARASEMASFINKRAKVTSEAVTGDGDLVADVAAGRKEIAKINDEDLPDNLRAMKPEARTAEIDKQITQRKTLNEKLAALVAKRDKYVAEHRKSAPKASSFDRVVEDTLKAQIKR from the coding sequence ATGCGGTCACGCATCACACTTCGCTCGTTCGTCTTCGCTCTCGCAACCCTTCCGCTGTCCGCCGGACTCTCGTCGGCCATCGCCAAGCCCGTGGTCGAAGTCGCCTTCGTGCTCGATACCACGGGCTCGATGGGCGGATTGATCGAGGGCGCCAAGCGCAAGATCTGGTCGATCGCGACAGCGATCGTCGATTCCAATCCCGACGCCGATATTCGCATGGGCCTCGTCGCCTATCGCGACATCGGCGACGACTATGTCACCCAAAAGGTCGAGCTGACGCGCGACATCCAGGACCTCTATGCCAATCTGCTGGACCTGAAGGCGCGCGGCGGCGGCGACTGGCCAGAAAGCGTCAACGAGGCGCTCGACGTCGCCGTCAACAAGATGCAGTGGACGCAAGGCCGCGACGGCACGCGCATCGTGTTCCTGGTCGGCGACGCGCCGCCGCATATGGACTATGCGCAGGACACCAAGTACCCGGTCACGCTCGCGGTCGCCAAGCAGCGCGACATCATCGTCAACGCCGTGCTCGCCGGCAATGCGCAGGATACCGAGCGGGTGTGGCGCGACATCGCGCAGCACGGCAACGGCGAATTCATTCCGATCCCGCAGGATGGCGGCCAGATCGTCACCATCGAAACGCCGTTCGACGAGGACATCATCATCCTGCAGCGCGAGATCAACGGCACCGTGATCCCCTACGGCCCGCGCGCGATGCAGAAGCGCACGGAATCCAAGACCCAGCAGCTCGCGAGCGTCGCCGCCGCTTCCCCGGCACGCGCCTCGGAGATGGCAAGCTTCATCAACAAGCGCGCCAAGGTGACGTCGGAGGCAGTCACCGGCGACGGCGACCTGGTCGCCGACGTTGCTGCCGGCCGCAAGGAGATCGCCAAGATCAACGACGAGGATCTGCCGGACAATCTCCGCGCCATGAAGCCGGAAGCGCGCACCGCCGAGATCGACAAGCAGATCACCCAGCGCAAGACGCTGAACGAGAAGCTCGCCGCGCTGGTCGCCAAGCGTGACAAATACGTCGCCGAGCACCGCAAGAGCGCGCCGAAGGCCTCATCGTTCGATCGCGTGGTCGAGGATACGCTGAAGGCGCAGATCAAGCGGTAG
- a CDS encoding alpha-amylase family protein: protein MIDDLWYKNGVIYCLSVGSYMDANGDGIGDFSGLLRRLDYLNGLGITTIWLMPFQTSPNRDGGYDISDYYGVDPRYGTLGDFVEFTHGCQQRGIRVIIDLVVNHTSDQHAWFRSARGSKDSPFRDWYVWSDKKPANANTGMVFPGVQKSTWTRDKQAGAWYFHRFYDFQPDLNTSNPHVQAEILKIMGFWIQLGVSGFRMDAVPFVIATKGASVRKPVEQYDMLRSFREFLQWRQGNAIILAEANVLPETDMEYFGRDGDRMQMMFNFHVNQHLFYALASADTKPLAKALTATRPRPPTAQWGLFLRNHDELDLGRLTKAQRETVFKAFGPDKSMQLYDRGIRRRLAPMLGGDRRRLELAYSLMCTLPGTPVIRYGDELGMGDNLDLPERACARTPMQWSTEPHGGFTESDRPCVPVIDEGPYGYEHVNAAKQRRDPNSMLNWTERIIRMRKEVPEIGWGDFKVISSRNPAVLIIRYDWRNNSVLFVHNFAEKPLEISFNVGLPDDAGNLLVNLLTEDHSRADDGGRHKLLIEAYGYRWYRVGGLDYLLKRSDIDTKEPRTSR from the coding sequence GTGATCGACGACCTCTGGTACAAGAACGGCGTGATCTACTGCCTGTCCGTCGGCAGCTATATGGACGCCAACGGCGATGGCATTGGCGATTTCAGCGGCCTGCTGCGACGTCTGGATTACCTGAACGGGCTCGGCATCACCACGATCTGGCTGATGCCGTTTCAGACTTCGCCCAACAGGGACGGCGGCTACGACATCTCGGACTATTACGGCGTCGATCCGCGCTACGGCACGCTGGGCGATTTCGTCGAATTCACCCATGGCTGCCAGCAACGCGGCATCCGCGTGATCATCGACCTCGTCGTCAATCACACCTCGGATCAGCACGCCTGGTTCAGGTCCGCGCGGGGCTCGAAGGACTCGCCCTTCCGCGACTGGTACGTCTGGTCGGACAAGAAGCCGGCGAACGCCAACACCGGCATGGTGTTTCCCGGCGTTCAGAAATCGACCTGGACGCGCGACAAGCAGGCAGGCGCCTGGTACTTCCATCGCTTCTACGATTTCCAGCCGGACCTCAACACATCGAACCCGCACGTGCAGGCCGAGATCCTCAAGATCATGGGGTTCTGGATCCAGCTCGGCGTCTCCGGCTTCCGCATGGACGCCGTGCCCTTCGTGATCGCGACCAAGGGCGCCTCAGTGCGCAAACCGGTCGAGCAATACGACATGCTGCGATCGTTCCGCGAATTCCTGCAATGGCGACAGGGCAACGCGATCATCCTCGCTGAAGCCAATGTGCTGCCGGAGACGGACATGGAGTATTTCGGGCGCGACGGCGACCGTATGCAGATGATGTTCAACTTCCACGTCAATCAGCATCTGTTCTACGCGCTGGCATCGGCCGATACGAAGCCGCTGGCGAAGGCATTGACGGCGACCAGGCCACGGCCTCCGACCGCGCAATGGGGTCTGTTCCTGCGCAACCACGACGAGCTCGACCTCGGCCGCCTCACCAAGGCGCAGCGCGAGACGGTGTTCAAGGCGTTCGGTCCCGACAAGAGCATGCAACTCTATGACCGCGGCATAAGGCGGCGCCTTGCGCCCATGCTGGGCGGCGACCGGCGGCGCCTGGAGCTCGCTTACAGTCTGATGTGCACGCTGCCCGGCACGCCCGTGATCCGCTACGGCGACGAACTCGGCATGGGTGACAATCTCGATTTGCCCGAGCGCGCTTGCGCGCGCACACCGATGCAATGGTCGACCGAGCCGCACGGTGGCTTTACCGAGAGCGATCGGCCATGTGTGCCCGTGATCGACGAAGGTCCCTATGGCTATGAACACGTCAACGCCGCCAAGCAGCGACGTGACCCGAATTCGATGCTGAACTGGACCGAGCGTATCATCCGCATGCGCAAGGAAGTCCCCGAGATCGGCTGGGGAGACTTCAAGGTTATCAGCAGCCGAAATCCTGCCGTCCTGATCATTCGTTACGACTGGCGCAACAACTCGGTGCTGTTCGTGCACAACTTCGCGGAAAAGCCGCTCGAGATATCATTCAACGTGGGGCTGCCTGACGACGCCGGCAATCTCCTTGTCAATCTCCTGACCGAGGATCACAGCCGCGCCGACGATGGCGGCCGTCACAAGCTTCTGATCGAGGCCTATGGCTATCGCTGGTACAGGGTCGGCGGGCTCGACTATCTGCTGAAGCGCAGCGATATCGATACCAAGGAGCCCCGCACATCCCGCTAA
- a CDS encoding alpha-amylase family glycosyl hydrolase — protein sequence MDQDNSDWWRRGIFYQVYPRSFGDSDGDGVGDIRGIIARLPYLTRLGVDAVWLSPIFPSPMADFGYDISDYTGIDPLFGTMEDFDALVAAAHDSGLKLILDLVPNHTSDQHPWFIEAKSSRENPKRDWYIWRDPAPDGGPPNNWLSEFGGSAWAYDEASGQYYYHAFLAQQPDLNWRNREVRDAIYDVMRFWLRKGVDGFRVDVIWHLIKDAEFRDNPPNPHYRGGRPPHEKVLTQYSTDQLEVHAVITEMRRVTEEFDNRVLIGEIYLPLHRLVAYYGNDLRGAQMPFNFALLSTLWSARAVEQIIADYEKALPPGAWPNWVLGNHDRPRVASRVGPAQAPVAAMLLLTLRGTPTLYYGDEIGMRQVAIAPGEVRDPFEKNVPGIGVGRDGCRTPMQWSAERYAGFSTAKPWLPLAPDFASDNVASLEADRASILNLYKALIALRRKLPQLVHGSYEPVAAHGDVLLYRRRGAEGVVVIALNFGAAPASVSSSAIGFSNEVLLSTFMDRQGEKIEGVLDLRGNEGVILGPHQDD from the coding sequence ATGGATCAGGACAACAGCGACTGGTGGCGGCGCGGCATCTTCTATCAGGTCTATCCGCGCTCGTTCGGAGATAGCGATGGCGACGGCGTCGGCGATATCAGGGGGATCATCGCGCGGCTGCCTTATCTGACCCGGCTCGGCGTCGATGCGGTCTGGCTGTCGCCGATCTTCCCGTCGCCGATGGCCGATTTCGGCTACGACATCTCCGACTACACCGGCATCGATCCGCTGTTCGGGACCATGGAGGATTTCGACGCGCTGGTCGCGGCCGCGCACGATTCCGGCCTCAAGCTGATCCTCGATCTGGTGCCGAACCATACATCGGATCAGCATCCGTGGTTCATCGAGGCGAAGAGCTCGCGCGAGAACCCGAAACGCGACTGGTACATCTGGCGCGATCCGGCGCCGGATGGCGGTCCGCCCAACAACTGGCTGTCGGAGTTCGGCGGCAGCGCCTGGGCCTATGACGAGGCCTCGGGCCAATATTACTATCACGCCTTCCTCGCGCAGCAGCCGGATCTCAACTGGCGCAATCGCGAGGTCAGGGACGCGATCTATGATGTGATGCGCTTCTGGCTGCGCAAGGGCGTCGACGGCTTTCGTGTCGACGTGATCTGGCACCTGATCAAGGATGCCGAATTCCGCGACAATCCGCCGAACCCGCATTATCGCGGGGGCCGGCCGCCGCATGAGAAGGTGCTGACGCAGTATTCGACCGATCAGCTCGAGGTGCACGCCGTCATCACCGAGATGCGCCGCGTCACCGAGGAGTTCGACAACCGCGTGCTGATCGGCGAGATCTACCTGCCGCTGCATCGGCTGGTCGCTTACTACGGCAACGATCTGCGCGGCGCGCAGATGCCGTTCAATTTCGCGCTGCTGTCGACCCTGTGGAGTGCGCGCGCGGTCGAACAGATCATCGCCGATTATGAGAAAGCGCTGCCGCCGGGGGCGTGGCCGAACTGGGTGCTCGGCAATCACGACCGGCCGCGGGTGGCGAGCCGGGTGGGACCTGCGCAGGCACCGGTCGCGGCGATGCTGCTGCTGACGCTGCGCGGCACGCCGACGCTGTATTACGGCGACGAGATCGGCATGCGCCAGGTTGCGATCGCCCCTGGCGAGGTGCGTGATCCCTTCGAGAAGAACGTGCCAGGCATCGGCGTCGGCCGCGACGGCTGCCGCACGCCGATGCAATGGAGCGCCGAGCGCTATGCCGGTTTCTCGACGGCAAAGCCGTGGCTGCCGCTGGCGCCGGATTTTGCAAGCGACAATGTCGCAAGCCTCGAAGCGGACAGGGCGTCGATCCTCAACCTCTACAAGGCGCTGATCGCGCTGCGGCGAAAGCTGCCACAGCTCGTCCATGGCAGCTACGAGCCGGTGGCGGCACACGGCGACGTGCTGCTCTACCGGCGGCGCGGCGCCGAGGGCGTCGTCGTGATCGCGCTGAATTTCGGCGCGGCGCCTGCGTCGGTCTCCTCCAGCGCGATCGGCTTCAGCAACGAGGTCCTGCTGTCGACCTTCATGGACCGGCAAGGCGAGAAGATCGAAGGCGTGCTCGACCTGCGCGGCAATGAGGGCGTGATCCTCGGCCCGCATCAGGATGATTAG
- a CDS encoding RMD1 family protein, with the protein MTQAPNSPLGGPRTTARAFFVADRINTSGLERGDVLATTPLAFRVNDNGVAILFRYGVVVLIGLNALEEDEFLRSLQSRMTGLFTRREEEIAIIELAAEKEDQIPPGGPIYLQSLSPERLILVGEALAKSVVLARHEREVRAVFDTTEPLARELAKGGQVRGGRVAILKHIGNALLVRHRVAGPVEVSEKPDTLWDKPQLERLYARLEDEYELKERAESLNRKLAVVAETAQVLTDIIDTSRSLRLELIIVFLILFEVLITIYQLAIARH; encoded by the coding sequence ATGACCCAGGCTCCCAACTCACCGCTCGGCGGACCCCGGACCACCGCCCGCGCCTTCTTCGTCGCGGATCGCATCAACACGTCCGGCCTCGAGCGCGGCGACGTGCTGGCCACGACGCCGCTCGCGTTTCGCGTCAATGACAATGGTGTAGCGATCCTGTTTCGCTACGGCGTCGTCGTCCTGATCGGTCTCAATGCGCTGGAGGAGGATGAATTCCTGCGCAGCCTGCAATCGCGCATGACCGGACTGTTCACGCGACGCGAGGAGGAGATCGCGATCATCGAACTCGCCGCCGAGAAGGAGGACCAGATTCCGCCGGGCGGCCCGATCTATCTGCAAAGCCTGTCGCCGGAACGGCTGATCCTGGTCGGCGAAGCGCTGGCCAAGAGCGTGGTGCTGGCGCGGCATGAGCGCGAGGTTCGAGCCGTGTTCGACACCACCGAGCCGTTGGCGCGCGAACTCGCCAAGGGCGGCCAGGTCCGTGGTGGCCGGGTCGCGATCCTCAAGCACATCGGCAACGCACTGTTGGTGCGGCATCGCGTGGCCGGCCCGGTCGAGGTGTCGGAGAAGCCCGACACCCTCTGGGACAAGCCGCAGCTCGAACGCCTCTATGCCCGCCTCGAGGACGAATACGAATTGAAGGAGCGCGCGGAATCGCTGAACCGCAAGCTCGCCGTCGTGGCCGAGACCGCGCAGGTGCTGACCGACATCATCGACACCAGCCGCTCGCTGCGGCTGGAGCTGATCATCGTCTTCCTGATCCTGTTCGAGGTGCTGATCACCATCTATCAGCTGGCGATCGCCCGGCACTGA
- a CDS encoding MBL fold metallo-hydrolase, translating into MNETTDTKPKAGAIIVPVTLFEQNCTIIWHEPTKKAVVIDPGGDVPKIQAAIKQTGVTVEKIWLTHGHIDHVGGAAELRDALQVKIEGPHIADKHLLDNVVSSGERFGMTGVRNFGPDRWLDEGDQVSIGDLTFDILHCPGHSPGSVVFFNKELRFAHVGDVLFAGSVGRTDLPGGSHPTLIQSIKQKLLPLGDDVGFICGHGAGSSIGQERMTNPFLTGEM; encoded by the coding sequence ATGAACGAGACAACCGACACCAAACCGAAGGCCGGCGCGATCATCGTGCCGGTGACGCTGTTCGAGCAGAACTGCACCATCATCTGGCACGAGCCGACCAAGAAAGCCGTGGTGATCGACCCTGGCGGCGACGTGCCGAAGATCCAGGCGGCGATCAAGCAGACCGGCGTGACGGTCGAGAAGATCTGGCTGACCCACGGCCATATCGACCATGTCGGCGGCGCCGCCGAATTGCGCGACGCGCTGCAGGTCAAGATCGAGGGCCCGCATATCGCGGACAAGCATCTGCTCGACAACGTGGTCTCGAGCGGCGAGCGCTTCGGCATGACCGGGGTGCGCAATTTCGGCCCCGACCGCTGGCTCGACGAGGGCGATCAGGTCTCGATCGGCGACCTCACCTTCGACATCCTGCACTGCCCCGGCCATTCGCCGGGCAGCGTGGTGTTCTTCAACAAGGAGCTGCGCTTCGCCCATGTCGGCGACGTGCTGTTCGCCGGCTCGGTCGGGCGCACCGACCTGCCCGGCGGCAGCCATCCGACGCTGATCCAGTCGATCAAGCAGAAACTGCTGCCGCTCGGCGACGACGTCGGCTTCATCTGCGGCCATGGCGCCGGATCGAGCATCGGCCAGGAGCGGATGACGAACCCGTTCCTGACCGGCGAGATGTAG